The following is a genomic window from Fusarium verticillioides 7600 chromosome 5, whole genome shotgun sequence.
GTGGTCCAAATGGACACACCCATCTGTCGAGCCCTTGTTCACAAAGCGTGTCATGGagcctcttccatcttggacTGAGGCATTCTCCCTTGTCAGTGAATTCTTTGCTCATGAACATCAAGTCTTCCCATGCTTCAATGCACCGGCATTCATGTGTCTACTAGGCCAACAGTACTCAGGTGCATGTACTGAGAGTCCAGCGTGGTGGGTCTCACTTAACTCTGTTCTTGCAATTGCACAACGTCGTCGGGCAGAGGCAGCTCAATCGGCAGAAGCAGAGGATCTAGCCTGGGCTTATGCATCGAATGCACTCGCTGGGACTTGGGATGTTCTCATGCGTAGTACGCAGTTGTCTTCTGTTCAAGCTCTGCTAGCCATTGCCTGGTTCTTTATCGGAACACCAAACCCGCAGCCCAGCTTCATGCTCGTTGGCTGCGCTGTGCGTCTTGCACACTCAATAGGCATACATGTCGAGAGCCAGGCTCCGTCCGTAAgcccagcagaagcaaatATGAGAAAGAAGGTCTTTTGGATCGCGATTTGTCTAGACCGAGAACTATGTCTCCGAACTGGAAGACCCCCTTGTCATGATCTCAACGCTGCCTACATTGTCCCACCAATGGGCACCCTGGATGAAACGGAAATAATCAAGACGGTTGAGGGGCTTGAACTGAACCTCTTCAAAGGTCAGATACAATTAGCCGTGATCCAGAGCGCGATCTATCAAGATCTCCATTCAGGCAAAGCCCCACCGACTTGCATTGCAGATTCAGTGGCGGACCTACTGCAGAAGTTGGAGAATTGGCGTATTGAATTTGCGCCGACTCTTACTCATGATTCTGCTGGGCGGTGCGAGCATCATGGGTTGATGCGGCTGTACTTTTCCTATTACAATGCCGTCATAGTTGTGAGCCGCGCACACAGCCTAACTTACTGGGTGTCGCCAAATCACCCAGCAGCGTCAGCGCTCCCTTCAAAGATGAGAGACTCCATAGAGAATTGTCTCAACGCGTCCCGATGCATCATTGAGTTAAGCAAGCTCATACCAGTCACACGGAAGAGCTTTCACTGGTAAGTTCTATCAGATCAGAGGATTCATGACTAATCGGCTAAAGGGATATCATTTCAATACCAATGAGCGCTGTTGTTATTCTCTGTATCATGGCAATTCGGAATCCTATGAATGAGTTCGCAACAAATGACATGCGCTCTGTTGGTGACGTCATGCACATTTTTAAAACACTAGACGAGGCGTATGGCAGTACCTACTTGACTCAGGTCCAAAAGGTCTGCCAAGAACTATACAGAAAGGCCCATTACGCCGTGCAATCTTCAAATGCACAATCAGTTGGGTCTATTAATGTAGAGACTCCTGCTCTTCAAGACAACCAGAAAGAAAGTCACCAGACGCACCATACTGACAACATGTTTGAGTTCAATCTGGATGCCTTTGAGCAGTCGATGCCTTATCCACTTCCGATGGTTTGGGACTTGGATACATCACTGTGGACTTCAATTATATAGACCTAGTTTAAGAACTATTTTTACTATGCCGATGTGGCAATTGCGGCTTACTGAATTTTGACAGGAAAGCCGGACAGTCTGAAAAaagaagatcaccaagatctAAGTGTCATTGGGTAGAAACTCTCAAGAGTCGCTAAATTAATTAGCAAAACAGATCATTTTATGCTCACGGATAAGCCTGCAGATAAAGACTTGCCTCTTGAGATTCTCAGGCATTGTGTTCCATTGTTTGCGATATATAAGGTTTGCATTTCAACAATTCGTGTAGCATTACCGGGTAGGTCTGCTACCAAACCAACTGAATTCGTCAATCTAAGAGGTCCACTCACCCCAAGCGACACGCGACGATTGGCGGTAATCTGATGAAAGAAGCTACGCCAAACTAAGTTTATCCAGTAGCGAATCATGTCAATTGTTCAAGCCCCATACAGCTGACTGAATCTTCGCGTTTCTTTTTTGTGTTTCAAACATTTGAGAGCGGAAAAGCGGCAATGCCGGGTTGTTGATCACAAGGTTGGAGTTGCCAATCATGAAGCAGATTGAGTCTGTGTACGTAGTATCTGGAAGCTGTATGTGGGCAATTTATTAATCTTGAAATGGTGTTACTAGAAGCTATTTCAATCGCCAGCGACAAAACCCGATGTCGACATGACGAGGAGCTGTCATGACCGTTCTTCGCTGTATTCCCGGTTAACCCGGCCGGAAGTTGCGTGCCGCAATTAGTCTCGGCACAAAATCCCGGGTTTGGCTTTGAGCTAGACCTTGGCGGAGGAGCAGAAGCTACATGCTGTCACATAGCCAAGAGCTCTATTTCCAAGGTACTGCGTAGCCACTTAAATCAGGAATTTTGCGCAAAGGTACGTAAGCCTAGGCAATATCACATCCACTAGCCAGGGAATAAGACCAAAGCTGGGTAAGAAACGGGAAGTGTAGCTTGGAGGAGTGTGCAACCTTGACTGAATGACGTTTGAACAATTGGGTTTGATAAATAGTTCTGACGAGGCCATGACTATCAGCAAATGACTCTGCCGTTTATTTGCATGCTAGAGAATCACCATCTGTGAAAATGGTTTCGCAACACGTCTACGACTTATGCCAAGTAAAAGAAACAGTAAGCTCTGTCTTGGCAAATGATCCAAGCCAGACACCTGGaaatgccatcaagaagctaTACGGCCATCACGAGCACGGACTACACCACAAAATTTCAGCCAAAGAAGACATAGAGAAGAGCGAAGATGCCATCGAAACAGCCCTCCACTGCGGTCGTTGGGGCCCGACGACCCCAAGTCCGTTGTTTCTCCAAGCATTCGCCGACTCGCTTCAATGCCTCAACGAAGACCCGATGGCAGGTGTCGTGTCGCCGCCGTTGATGGGCTCTCATGGAACGATGCCACTCACAGTCATTGCACCCCTTGCAGATGTCATGCGACACTGCTCGAATCTCATCGTGCGGGCGGAGAAGGAGgttttcttcatcacatgTTCCTGGGCACCATCAGTAGCCCAAGCTCTAATCAAGGATTCTCTAATAGAACTCTCGAAACGAGCCGGAAAGACAGGGAGACGAGTGGTTGCTAAGATCATGTATGACAAGCCAGGACCATGCAATGCTATAAATCCACATCAGTTTGTCAAACCAAAGTCGTACACCTCAAAGGCGATCAACTTACCTTCACCCGAAGAAATACCAAATGTCGACCTGGAGGTGGTCAGCCTGCATCGAATATTCTTGGGCACCCTGCACGCCAAGTTCTGCGTTGTGGATCGCAAGATCGCTGCCATTATGAGTAACAACACCGAAGACAACGATAACCTGGAGATGATGGTCCATGTCGAAGGGCCAGTAGTTGATAGCATATACGACACGGCCCTGATAACCTGGCAAAATGCCCTTCACCCAAAACTTCCATCTCTCCAAACAGCTGCAGCAGACGGTGGTTTGTATACCTCTACTGACAGTTCCACAACGAGGGAGAACGAAGCCTCGCATCTAAAAGACTTTACCACTATACAAGCTGATAATGAGCAACCCCTACCGGAGCATTTCCCAGATCGCCCTCACTACGATGACGACATAGAGGGAGAGGTCAGGCGTATGCAGTCATGTTATGCCCTGAAAGAGGGTGAATCGCGTCTCCAAGCAGCGAATCGCCAGCTCAACCTTGCAGTCGAGAATCCAATCAAGCCTACGGGACCTGAGATCGACGCAGGAGATGAAATGACCCCATACATCTCGACGATTGGCGATGGGAAGCCTGTTCCGATGGCCCTTGTATCTCGACCGCCATACGGAGCTATCGACTCGAAGAGTGTTCATGTGCCCCAGAACGAAGCTTGGTTATCGTTGATCAGGAATGCCAAAcacaacatcttcattcaGACGCCAGATCTCAATGCTGCTCCATTGATTCCAGCCCTCAAGGAAGCGCTGAGGAGAGGAGTAGAAGTCACATACTATGTGTGTTTTGGCTACAACGATCCGGGTGAAATGATCCCCGGGCAAGGCGGAACAAATGACCAAATTGCCCAAAACCTCGTCTCATCCCTCACCAAAGATAGTCCTGAGCGCAAGCTGTTGCACATATACAACTACGTCGGAAAGGACCAAGACCATCCTATCCATCACTCCTTCAAAGCTAGATCCTGTCATATCAAGCTTCTGATCGTTGATGGAAGTGTAGGAATCCAAGGAAGTGGGAATCAAGACACTCAGTCCTGGTTTCACAGTCAGGAGATCAATCTCATGGTCGACAGCGTGGAGATATGTCATAAATGGAGAGAATGTATTGATAGGAACCAAAACACGAAGAGGTTTGGCAAGGtcgctgaagatggcatttgGAGGGATGCTGAGGGGAAGCCTGGCAAAGGGTACATGGGAAATCCAGGGACTGTCATGGGCTTGGTTAAAGGTGTTTCTGGCATGataatgaagatgaaaggtGCAGGGGGATTTTAGTAGATGTTTACGAGAATTGTAATATTTATGCAATATGGGATCATATGCCTGACGTCACTTTAGAAGGGTTCGCAAGATGCTGACTGACGATAGGTTTGTCTGTTATGCTAAAGAAGAATACAAAACAGGTAAGGAGTCTTAATATCCAGTAACATAGGTATGCCACTCTATGGCCTTGAAACATATATAATATCTCAGTGCATTTTTGGTAGACCTTTGAAGAACCCGCATTTATTTATCCGCAACGGCCAGTGACTCATGTCCACTCTTGCCCCTGCTTACAGCAACCAATCGCTGAATCTTACGCTTCGTATCAATTGGCGATGATCGCTGACCCCGCAGCTTATAAGAGACGTCATGTCTTCTATGTATCTGTTTCCCTCTACTTGAATATTACTCCAGCAACTACATCGAAAATGTCAATCGCAGTAGACATTCAATCACTCCCTTCCGAAGTTCTTAGGAACATTCTTTTTTTCGTGCGCAATGAGAAAAATGGCCGAGACTCGATCAAAGAGTGTCGCTTGGTTTCACACTGCTTCCACAATGCTGCATCGCCATTGCTCCTTACCGCAGTTTCCGTTAGTCTTACCTCCAAGTCTTTTACTCGCTTAGAAGATATTTGCCATCACCCCATCTTCAGCAAGTCTGTGCAAAGCGTCAGCATAGTCACGTCATATTACGAAACGGAATTAGCCTGCAACAGACCACTGTTCATGCTCGAGGCTAAGGCTAGACTGCTTCGACACGTAGAAACCATGGAACGGTCGAGATACTACCGGAATAAATATCCCCACACACGAGAACAATTCCAATGGCTGTCAAATATGGCTTGGAGAACAGAACCTGAATTTGAACAACTTTTCAGTGACCAAGTTGACGAAGAATCACGTACACCTACTCAAAGGCTATTTCTCAAGCTCTACGATCTATACAAAGAACTGCACAATGGCCAGCAACAACTTCGAAAAGGCCAAAACCACATCACTCGGTTATGCGCCGCCTTAAGTTCCTTATCCAATCTGGTATACTTGGAGGTTAATGATGTCAGAAATAATGGAGGCCTGGAGCACTTGGATGCTGCTGACTTTGCCCATACTGGATATGATGATACAATACTGCAACACTTCAGCCCTATCTTGCGCAAGTCGAGGTGGTGTGGCTCTTTCAAGACAATTCATACTGCAACCCCACCCGTCGAGATGATCGGGACATTGTGCTCTGAACTTGCTGACAAAGGTTTGAGACCTAGGATAATTCGTCTCCGCTTAGTCCCTCCGCCTAGTATGCAAGCCTGGAAACCATCTCTATTGCAGCAGAGTGGATTAAAGAGTCTGGTCTCTAAAACCACGAAACTAAAATTATATGTGGACTTCGAGGCACGGAGCTTTGAGCTTAAGGAAAATCCTAGGCACGAGATGCTTGCACTTTGCTCTATCACTCAGTCCTTTTTGAGCGCACCTCATCTTGAGGACATTCATGTTGAGTTTATTGGCTACCCTCGGCTTAATAGGAGGCCAACTATCTCTTTGGAAGATGTCCTGCCTGCGAACGTTTTATGGCCACGACTTCGGTCTCTGAGCCTATACAATCAACCTTTTACAGTAAAGCAGATGAGGTCCTTGGCCACCCGACACTCGGAGATCCTGCGAAACAT
Proteins encoded in this region:
- a CDS encoding hypothetical protein (At least one base has a quality score < 10); this translates as MSIAVDIQSLPSEVLRNILFFVRNEKNGRDSIKECRLVSHCFHNAASPLLLTAVSVSLTSKSFTRLEDICHHPIFSKSVQSVSIVTSYYETELACNRPLFMLEAKARLLRHVETMERSRYYRNKYPHTREQFQWLSNMAWRTEPEFEQLFSDQVDEESRTPTQRLFLKLYDLYKELHNGQQQLRKGQNHITRLCAALSSLSNLVYLEVNDVRNNGGLEHLDAADFAHTGYDDTILQHFSPILRKSRWCGSFKTIHTATPPVEMIGTLCSELADKGLRPRIIRLRLVPPPSMQAWKPSLLQQSGLKSLVSKTTKLKLYVDFEARSFELKENPRHEMLALCSITQSFLSAPHLEDIHVEFIGYPRLNRRPTISLEDVLPANVLWPRLRSLSLYNQPFTVKQMRSLATRHSEILRNMDLQACWLLEGSWDDLEEVVEGQRDLEKSSIKYPSGGNYS